A genomic segment from Bubalus bubalis isolate 160015118507 breed Murrah chromosome 5, NDDB_SH_1, whole genome shotgun sequence encodes:
- the LOC123333582 gene encoding olfactory receptor 5I1-like — MQVENSAVKTQFFLLGFSDHPELQSALFAVFVSVYSVTLMGNLGMILLITISLHLHTPMYFFLHILSFIDACYFSVIAPKLLVDLISDKKTISYNGCAAQLYFFCCLVGTEPFLLTVVAYDQYIAICNPLLYTIMSKRICCQLAIGAFLGGTMSSVIHTTNTFHLSFCSSEINHYFCDITPLFSLSCTDTYIHDIVLVVFASLVEALCLLTVLFSYILIIAPILKTESADRRRKGFSTCASHLIVVSINDGTLIFIYLHPSACHSLDMDNVTSVFYAFIIPMLNRLIYSLRNKDVKNAFRKMISRKFLS, encoded by the exons ATGCAGGTGGAGAACAGCGCTGTGAAGACACAGTTCTTTCTCTTGGGATTCAGTGACCACCCAGAACTGCAGAGTGCTCTTTTTGCTGTGTTTGTGTCCGTCTACTCTGTTACCCTGATGGGCAACCTTGGGATGATTTTATTAATCACAATCAGTCTTCACTTGCACACCCCTATGTacttttttctccacattttgtCTTTCATAGATGCTTGCTACTTTTCAGTCATTGCCCCCAAATTACTTGTGGACTTAATTTCTGATAAGAAGACCATTTCTTACAATGGCTGTGCTGCACAGTTATATTTCTTCTGCTGTTTGGTGGGCacagagccttttctcttgaCGGTCGTGGCTTATGACCAGTACATAGCTATCTGCAACCCCCTGCTTTACACTATTATGTCCAAGAGGATTTGCTGCCAGCTTGCAATTGGAGCGTTTTTAGGGGGCACCATGAGCTCAGTGATTCACACCACTAATACCTTTCACCTGTCTTTCTGCTCCAGTGAAATTAACCATTACTTTTGTGACATcacccctctcttctctctgtcctgCACTGACACCTACATCCATGACATTGTACTGGTGGTCTTTGCTAGTTTAGTGGAAGCCCTATGCCTTCTAACAGTTCTCTTCTCTTATATCCTCATCATAGCACCCATTCTTAAAACAGAATCTGCtgacagaagaagaaaaggattcTCCACTTGTGCATCCCATCTGATTGTGGTCTCTATCAACGATGGTACCCTGATCTTCATTTATTTGCATCCCAGTGCTTGCCATTCACTGGATATGGATAATGTGACCTCTGTGTTctatg cattcatTATACCTATGCTGAACCGCTTGATTTACAGTCTGAGGAACAAAGATGTGAAAAACGCTTTTAGGAAAATGATTAGCAGGaaatttctttcttaa